From the genome of Arthrobacter sp. ERGS1:01:
AGAGCTCGGAAGATGCCGGAACCGTGGTGGTGACCGGTGTCGCGGACCCCCTGCGCGGGCAGCGCGTGGTGGCCGGAATCCTGGCAGGGCAGATGCCCATTGAGCAGTTCCTGACTGATTGCCGCGCCCGGGCCAAGCAGTTGCCCGCCGCAGCCCGGCCCACCCAATATTTCGCCTTGTCCGCGGCCCCCGTGACCGGCGGCGGCAAGCTCAGCCGGGCGCAACTTCGGGACTGGATCATGGAAGGGGACGCTCGTGCCCAACGCCTCGCCTGAGCTTCGTACGCTTCCCGACCGTACGCCCGTCATCGTCGCGGCCCGGCGTCTGCCAACGGCCAAGGCAGGCGGCGCCTATAAGGAACTCCGTGCCCATCAACTCGCGGCACCAGTGCTGGCAGCGGTGCTGGCCGATTCCGGTCTGGCCGCCGCCGATGTCGACGACGTCATCCTGGGCAACGCCACCGGCGGGGGCGGCAACGTGGCACGGCTGGCAGCGCTGACGGCCGGCCTCGGTGACCGCGTCCCCGGGCTGACGGTGGACAGGCAGTGCGGCTCCGGTTTGGAGGCCATAGTCCTGGCCTGTCGGTTGGTCCAGGCCGGCGCCGGGGACACCTATGTTGCTGGGGGAGTAGAGAGCATCAGCACCGCCCCGGCGCGTGCCCATCGACGGGCCGACGGTTCGCTGGACTTCTTCGACAGGGCCCAGTTCGCGCCGCTGGAGTCCGGCGATCCCGATGCCGGGGTCGCCGCGGAAAACGTGGCGGGCCATTTCGGGATTGGCCGCGAACGCCAGGACGCCTACGCTCTCGAAAGCCACCGGCGTGCCAACGCCGCTGACACGGCCGGCCGCTTCTCGAAGGAATTGCTTCCGCTGGCCGGTCTCATTGCCGACGAGGGCCTGCACCGCCACCTCACGCCTGCACTCATGGCCCGATTCCCTGCAGCGTTCGTTGACGGAGGCACAGTCACGGCGGGAAACTCCTGCCCCTACAGCGACGGTGCAGCGGCCGTAGTGGTCACGACTGCCGCACGGGCTCGCTCACTGGCCGCCGAAGGCTTAGCGTTCGTGGACAGTGCGGTTGCCGGCACGGACCCCAACTTGCTGGGCGTGGGCGCCGCCCATTCAACCCTGGCGCTCATGAAGCGCACGGGGCAGGACGCCGCCGCCCTCAACAGCGGGCTGATCGAATTCAACGAGG
Proteins encoded in this window:
- a CDS encoding thiolase family protein, whose product is MPNASPELRTLPDRTPVIVAARRLPTAKAGGAYKELRAHQLAAPVLAAVLADSGLAAADVDDVILGNATGGGGNVARLAALTAGLGDRVPGLTVDRQCGSGLEAIVLACRLVQAGAGDTYVAGGVESISTAPARAHRRADGSLDFFDRAQFAPLESGDPDAGVAAENVAGHFGIGRERQDAYALESHRRANAADTAGRFSKELLPLAGLIADEGLHRHLTPALMARFPAAFVDGGTVTAGNSCPYSDGAAAVVVTTAARARSLAAEGLAFVDSAVAGTDPNLLGVGAAHSTLALMKRTGQDAAALNSGLIEFNEAFAAQVLATADLAGLDPDAFNLDGGALALGHPYGASGAVSVVRLFAQSAARTEPGLGALAMISMAGGMGITAQFRWSLL